The Persephonella sp. IF05-L8 genome contains a region encoding:
- the rlmN gene encoding 23S rRNA (adenine(2503)-C(2))-methyltransferase RlmN, giving the protein MINLKDFNYGELERWVRQQGWKKFRAKQLAKWIYNKKAASYDEMTDLSKEIRSYLKENTKLNALELITYEASKEDGSIKFLWRLEDGHTVETVFIPEKNHYTLCVSTQVGCAVGCTFCYTTKDGLIRNLTTAEIIDQYIQSQRFVGLDRRISNVVFMGMGEPLANYDNVKKAVQIMTDDRMLGLSNRKITISSSGIIHQIKRMYEDKSFPQVRLAVSLNAADQETRAKIMPISETNTLEDLMETLNSLPVKNGYRIMLEYVLIKDINDRPEDAHKLARLIGKNKKRYKVNLIPFNPHPGSPFERPDEERVNKFHQILWQYNIGAFVRWSKGKDISAACGQLRKKNIEGKKITFISPKSLKV; this is encoded by the coding sequence ATGATAAATCTAAAAGATTTTAATTACGGTGAGCTTGAGAGATGGGTAAGACAGCAGGGCTGGAAAAAGTTTAGAGCAAAACAGCTTGCCAAATGGATTTATAACAAGAAGGCCGCTTCATATGACGAAATGACAGACCTTTCTAAAGAAATCAGGAGCTATCTCAAAGAAAATACAAAATTAAATGCCCTTGAGCTTATAACATATGAAGCGTCAAAAGAAGATGGCAGTATAAAATTTTTGTGGAGACTGGAAGACGGACATACAGTAGAAACTGTTTTTATTCCTGAAAAAAATCACTATACCCTTTGTGTATCAACACAGGTTGGTTGTGCTGTAGGTTGCACCTTTTGTTATACAACAAAAGACGGTCTTATCAGAAACCTTACAACAGCAGAAATTATAGACCAGTATATACAGTCCCAGAGATTTGTTGGACTGGATAGAAGAATATCAAATGTAGTTTTTATGGGAATGGGAGAACCCCTTGCAAATTATGATAATGTTAAAAAAGCTGTCCAGATTATGACAGATGACAGAATGCTTGGCCTTTCAAACAGAAAAATAACAATATCTTCCAGTGGAATAATACATCAGATAAAAAGAATGTATGAGGACAAATCATTCCCTCAGGTTAGGCTTGCTGTGTCTTTAAATGCTGCAGACCAGGAAACAAGAGCTAAAATAATGCCTATTTCAGAGACAAATACCCTTGAAGACCTTATGGAAACCCTCAACTCATTACCTGTTAAAAATGGATACAGGATAATGCTGGAATATGTTCTTATAAAAGATATAAATGATAGACCTGAAGATGCCCATAAACTTGCCAGACTAATAGGGAAAAATAAAAAAAGATACAAAGTAAATCTGATACCATTTAATCCCCACCCAGGTTCACCATTTGAAAGACCTGATGAAGAAAGGGTTAATAAATTCCATCAAATACTCTGGCAGTATAATATCGGTGCATTTGTTAGATGGAGTAAAGGAAAAGATATATCTGCTGCCTGTGGACAGCTTAGAAAGAAAAATATAGAAGGAAAAAAGATAACTTTTATATCTCCCAAAAGTTTAAAAGTATAA
- a CDS encoding superoxide dismutase [Ni], translating into MKKFVMVLGIVFSSFFATNVYAHCQIPCGIYDDGARFTLLYEYIATMDKSISKIKELSKKTDAYSKNQLVRWVINKDKHAEKFKKILWQYFFTQRIKPVSPENKDKYHKYLREVELIHQLSFYAMKVKQNVDTKYTQKLIELLKEFEELYTGKKDKDHHH; encoded by the coding sequence ATGAAAAAGTTTGTTATGGTTTTGGGTATTGTTTTTAGTAGTTTTTTTGCTACCAATGTTTATGCTCATTGCCAAATTCCCTGTGGAATTTATGATGATGGGGCGAGGTTTACACTGCTTTACGAGTACATAGCTACTATGGATAAATCCATAAGCAAAATCAAGGAGTTAAGCAAAAAAACAGATGCCTATTCAAAAAATCAGCTGGTTAGATGGGTAATAAACAAGGACAAGCATGCAGAAAAATTTAAAAAAATTCTTTGGCAGTATTTTTTCACCCAGAGAATAAAGCCTGTTAGTCCAGAAAACAAAGATAAATATCATAAGTATCTAAGAGAAGTAGAGCTTATCCATCAGCTTTCTTTCTATGCTATGAAGGTTAAACAGAATGTTGACACAAAATATACACAGAAATTGATTGAGCTGTTAAAAGAATTTGAGGAACTTTATACCGGCAAAAAAGATAAAGACCATCATCATTAA
- the acnB gene encoding bifunctional aconitate hydratase 2/2-methylisocitrate dehydratase, protein MSFLEEYRKHVEERAKLGIPPLPLNKKQVEELVELLQQVPIVEEEFLMDLFLNRVPPGVDDAAFVKAKFLADIIEGKAKSLAITPVHAVQILGTMLGGYNVEPLVKALSHKDEEIAKEAAKALKNILLVYDYFNDVVELAKEGNKYAQEVLESWANAEWFTSKEPLPEKITVTVFKVPGETNTDDLSPAREASTRSDIPLHALSMLQAKMPDAIQKIQELKKKGHPVAFVGDVVGTGSSRKSATNSLMWWIGEDIPYVPNKRRGGVVIGGVIAPIFFNTWEDSGGLPIIADVSKLETGDVIDIYPYEGKIVKNGEVVATFELKPNTLPDEVRAGGRIPLIIGRNLTRKAREALGMPEENIFIRPEQPPEKEGVGYTLAQKIVGRACGMEGVRPGMYVEPQVLTVGSQDTTGAMTRDEIKELAALSFGADLVMQSFCHTAAYPKPADVKLQLTLPQFIIKRGGVSLRPGDGVIHSWLNRMVLPDTVGTGGDSHTRFPIGISFPAGSGLVAFAAVTGTMPLNMPESVLVRFKGEIQPGITVRDLVNAIPYFAIKQGLLTVEKQGKKNIFAGRILEIEGLENLKVEQAFELSDASAERSAAACTVKLNKEPVIEYIQSNIALLEKMIEAGYQDARTLQRRIDKMKAWLDNPELLEADENAEYAAVIEIDLNEIKEPILACPNDPDDVATLSEVLADERRPKNIDEVFVGSCMTNIGHFRAVGEILRGEGQVPTRLWIVPPTKMDERRLVEEGYYNIYGVAGARTEVPGCSLCMGNQARVRDGAVVMSTSTRNFDNRMGKDAKVYLGSAEISAICAILGRLPTVEEYHKFMEEKIAGKEDKVYKFLNFHELPEEELDILVADALYTF, encoded by the coding sequence ATGAGTTTTTTAGAAGAATACAGGAAACATGTTGAAGAAAGAGCAAAACTTGGAATTCCACCATTACCACTTAACAAAAAACAGGTTGAGGAGCTTGTAGAACTTCTTCAACAGGTTCCAATAGTTGAAGAAGAGTTTCTTATGGACTTATTCCTTAACAGAGTTCCTCCAGGAGTTGATGATGCAGCATTTGTAAAAGCCAAATTCCTTGCTGACATCATTGAAGGCAAAGCAAAATCCCTTGCTATAACACCTGTTCATGCTGTTCAAATACTTGGAACAATGCTCGGTGGTTACAACGTTGAACCACTCGTAAAGGCACTTTCACACAAAGATGAAGAAATTGCAAAAGAAGCTGCAAAGGCTCTTAAAAATATTCTTCTTGTATATGACTACTTTAATGATGTTGTTGAACTTGCAAAAGAAGGAAATAAATATGCACAGGAAGTTTTAGAAAGTTGGGCTAACGCAGAATGGTTTACATCAAAAGAACCACTTCCAGAAAAAATAACTGTTACAGTTTTCAAAGTCCCAGGGGAAACAAATACAGACGACCTTTCTCCTGCAAGAGAAGCTTCAACAAGAAGTGATATTCCGCTACACGCACTTTCAATGCTTCAGGCAAAAATGCCAGATGCTATACAAAAAATTCAAGAACTTAAGAAAAAAGGCCATCCAGTTGCTTTCGTGGGTGATGTTGTTGGAACAGGTTCTTCAAGAAAATCTGCAACAAACTCTCTTATGTGGTGGATAGGTGAAGACATTCCTTACGTTCCAAATAAAAGAAGAGGTGGTGTTGTAATAGGTGGAGTTATAGCTCCAATTTTCTTCAACACATGGGAAGACTCTGGTGGACTTCCAATAATAGCTGATGTTTCAAAACTTGAAACTGGAGATGTTATAGATATCTATCCATACGAAGGAAAAATTGTTAAAAATGGTGAAGTTGTTGCTACATTTGAGCTTAAGCCTAATACACTTCCAGATGAAGTTAGAGCAGGCGGAAGAATTCCATTAATCATTGGAAGAAACCTCACAAGAAAAGCAAGAGAAGCCCTTGGAATGCCTGAAGAAAATATCTTTATCAGACCTGAGCAACCACCTGAAAAGGAAGGTGTTGGATACACACTTGCTCAGAAAATAGTAGGTAGAGCCTGTGGAATGGAAGGTGTAAGACCTGGAATGTATGTTGAGCCTCAGGTTCTTACAGTAGGTTCACAGGATACAACAGGAGCAATGACCAGAGATGAGATAAAAGAGCTTGCTGCTTTATCTTTTGGTGCTGACCTTGTAATGCAGTCTTTCTGTCATACAGCAGCATATCCAAAACCAGCTGATGTTAAACTCCAGCTTACACTTCCACAGTTCATCATAAAAAGAGGTGGTGTATCCCTCAGACCTGGTGATGGTGTTATCCACTCATGGCTTAACAGAATGGTTCTCCCTGATACAGTTGGAACAGGTGGAGACTCCCACACAAGATTTCCAATAGGAATATCTTTCCCAGCAGGTTCAGGACTTGTTGCATTTGCTGCTGTTACAGGAACAATGCCTCTTAATATGCCAGAGTCAGTTCTGGTTAGATTTAAAGGCGAAATACAGCCAGGTATAACAGTTAGAGACCTTGTTAATGCAATTCCTTACTTTGCTATAAAACAGGGACTTTTAACTGTTGAAAAACAAGGTAAGAAAAATATCTTCGCAGGAAGAATTCTTGAGATAGAAGGACTTGAAAATCTCAAAGTTGAACAGGCATTTGAGCTTTCTGATGCATCTGCAGAAAGAAGTGCTGCTGCATGCACAGTTAAATTAAACAAAGAGCCTGTTATCGAGTATATCCAGTCAAATATCGCTCTCCTTGAAAAAATGATAGAAGCTGGATATCAGGATGCAAGAACACTCCAGAGAAGAATAGATAAAATGAAAGCATGGCTTGACAACCCTGAGCTCCTTGAAGCTGACGAAAATGCTGAATACGCAGCTGTTATAGAAATAGACCTGAATGAGATTAAAGAGCCAATCCTTGCATGTCCAAACGACCCAGATGATGTTGCTACACTTTCAGAAGTTCTTGCAGATGAAAGAAGACCTAAGAATATAGATGAGGTATTTGTTGGTTCTTGTATGACAAATATAGGACACTTTAGAGCTGTTGGAGAAATCCTCAGAGGAGAAGGACAGGTTCCAACAAGACTGTGGATTGTTCCACCAACTAAAATGGACGAAAGAAGACTTGTTGAAGAAGGATACTACAATATCTACGGTGTAGCAGGAGCAAGGACAGAAGTTCCAGGATGCTCACTCTGTATGGGTAATCAGGCAAGGGTCAGAGACGGTGCTGTTGTAATGTCCACATCCACAAGAAACTTTGATAACAGAATGGGTAAAGATGCAAAAGTTTACCTTGGTTCTGCAGAAATATCTGCTATCTGTGCTATACTTGGAAGACTTCCAACAGTTGAGGAATACCACAAGTTTATGGAAGAAAAGATTGCAGGAAAAGAGGATAAAGTCTATAAATTCCTCAACTTCCATGAACTTCCTGAAGAAGAACTGGACATCCTTGTAGCTGACGCTTTATATACTTTCTAA
- the acnA gene encoding aconitate hydratase AcnA, with translation MGDFAKNITVNGNSYKIYSLEKLNQLHPGVETLPFSIRVLAENIIRKFDGRVVTEKHIEEIATWKKRYDTPVEIPFHPARVIMQDFTGVPGVVDLAAMRDAAKKLGIDPKKVNPLVPVDLVIDHSIQIDFFGTEEALKKNLEMEYKRNKERYQLLKWAQNAFDNLRIFPPGSGIIHQVNLEYIAQVVMKSQENGETVAYPDTLVGTDSHTTMINGLGVLGWGVGGIEAEAVMLGQPYYMKIPEVIGVKLTGELPEGATTTDLVLTITQKLREYGVVEKFVEFFGEGVKKLSLPDRATIANMAPEYGATMGFFPVDEETINFLKLTNRKEAAELVEAYTKENMLFYDGKNDPDYTDIIEIDMSQVEPSLAGPSRPQDRVNLKDMKKTFIDLLNCNYNREIDIKEITAFEDEAGKDMEIGECRIHKGKKIAKINLDGEEVVIGDGSVVIASITSCTNTSNPSVLIGAGLLAKKAVEKGLSVKPYVKTSLAPGSRVVEGYLKKAGLLPYLEALRFHIVGFGCTTCIGNSGPLHPEIEKAIKENDLIVSAVLSGNRNFEARIHPDVKANWLASPLLVVAYAIAGRTDIDLTTEPIGKDPNGNPVYLKDIWPSQEEIKQIINQVLDEKVFEEKYKDILLGDEYWQALEAPTGETFEWDPASTYIRKPPYFDNFTVEVNPPTDIKGARVLELLGDSVTTDHISPAGKIPPEYPAGKYLLEHGVPVEEFNSYGARRGNHEVMVRGTFANVRIKNKLVAPKEGGYTLKFPEKKEMFVYDAAVEYAKEGVPLIVLGGKEYGTGSSRDWAAKGTQLLGVKAVIVKSFERIHRSNLVGMGVLPLVFKEGEGWEELGLDGSETYEIIGIEDMKPGKELIVRATKENGEIVEFKVISRLDTVVDVEYFQNGGILPMVLRKIIRES, from the coding sequence ATGGGAGATTTTGCTAAAAATATCACTGTAAATGGAAATAGCTACAAAATTTATAGTCTGGAAAAATTAAATCAGCTTCACCCAGGAGTAGAAACACTTCCATTTTCAATAAGAGTTCTTGCAGAAAATATTATCAGAAAATTTGATGGCAGAGTTGTTACTGAAAAACATATAGAAGAGATAGCAACCTGGAAAAAGCGTTATGACACACCTGTGGAAATTCCTTTCCATCCTGCAAGGGTTATAATGCAGGACTTTACAGGTGTTCCTGGGGTTGTTGACCTTGCGGCAATGAGAGATGCAGCAAAAAAGCTGGGTATAGACCCTAAAAAAGTTAATCCCCTTGTCCCTGTTGACCTTGTTATAGACCACTCTATTCAGATTGATTTTTTTGGAACTGAAGAGGCTCTAAAGAAAAATCTTGAGATGGAATACAAAAGGAATAAAGAAAGATACCAGCTTCTTAAATGGGCTCAGAATGCATTTGATAACCTGAGAATATTCCCTCCAGGAAGCGGTATTATCCATCAGGTAAACCTTGAGTATATCGCACAGGTTGTTATGAAATCTCAGGAAAATGGGGAAACTGTAGCATATCCGGACACACTCGTTGGAACAGACTCCCACACAACAATGATAAATGGTCTTGGTGTGCTTGGATGGGGTGTTGGTGGTATTGAGGCTGAAGCTGTAATGCTTGGACAACCTTATTATATGAAAATTCCAGAGGTTATCGGAGTTAAACTGACAGGGGAACTTCCTGAAGGTGCAACAACAACAGACCTTGTTTTAACAATAACCCAAAAACTTAGAGAATATGGCGTTGTTGAAAAATTTGTGGAATTCTTCGGTGAAGGTGTTAAGAAGTTATCCCTTCCAGACAGGGCAACTATTGCAAACATGGCTCCAGAATACGGAGCAACAATGGGATTTTTCCCTGTTGATGAGGAAACTATAAACTTCCTAAAACTCACAAACAGAAAAGAAGCAGCTGAGCTTGTTGAGGCTTATACAAAGGAAAATATGCTATTCTACGACGGTAAAAATGACCCTGATTATACAGATATTATAGAGATAGATATGTCTCAGGTTGAACCTTCCCTGGCAGGACCCTCAAGACCACAGGACAGAGTTAATCTTAAAGATATGAAAAAAACCTTCATAGACTTGCTTAACTGTAACTACAACAGAGAAATTGATATAAAAGAAATCACAGCCTTTGAAGATGAAGCAGGCAAAGATATGGAAATTGGCGAATGTAGAATACACAAAGGTAAGAAAATAGCCAAAATCAATCTTGATGGTGAGGAAGTAGTTATTGGAGATGGCTCGGTTGTAATTGCTTCAATAACTTCCTGCACAAATACCTCTAACCCTTCTGTTCTAATAGGGGCTGGTCTACTTGCTAAAAAAGCTGTTGAAAAAGGTTTATCAGTCAAACCTTATGTAAAAACATCCCTTGCCCCCGGTTCCCGTGTTGTTGAGGGATACCTGAAAAAAGCAGGACTGCTTCCTTATCTGGAAGCTTTAAGATTTCATATTGTTGGATTTGGTTGCACAACCTGTATTGGAAACAGCGGTCCTTTACACCCAGAAATAGAAAAAGCGATTAAAGAAAATGACCTTATTGTATCCGCAGTTCTATCAGGAAACAGAAACTTTGAGGCACGAATTCACCCTGATGTGAAGGCAAACTGGCTTGCTTCTCCATTACTGGTCGTTGCCTATGCAATCGCAGGTAGAACAGATATAGACCTGACAACAGAGCCTATAGGCAAAGACCCAAACGGAAATCCTGTATATCTGAAGGATATCTGGCCTTCTCAGGAAGAGATTAAACAAATCATAAATCAGGTTCTGGATGAAAAAGTATTTGAAGAAAAATACAAAGATATCCTTCTTGGAGATGAATACTGGCAGGCTCTTGAAGCTCCTACAGGAGAAACATTTGAATGGGACCCAGCATCTACATATATAAGAAAACCTCCTTACTTTGATAACTTTACAGTAGAAGTTAATCCTCCTACCGATATCAAAGGAGCAAGGGTTCTTGAACTGCTTGGAGACAGTGTAACAACTGACCATATCTCCCCTGCAGGTAAAATCCCACCAGAATATCCAGCAGGAAAATATCTCCTTGAACATGGGGTTCCAGTTGAGGAGTTTAACTCATACGGCGCAAGAAGAGGAAATCATGAAGTTATGGTAAGAGGAACTTTTGCAAATGTTCGTATCAAAAACAAACTGGTTGCACCAAAGGAAGGTGGATATACGCTGAAATTTCCTGAGAAAAAAGAGATGTTTGTTTATGATGCAGCAGTTGAATATGCAAAAGAAGGAGTTCCTCTTATTGTTCTTGGCGGAAAAGAATACGGAACAGGTTCTTCAAGGGACTGGGCAGCAAAAGGAACACAGCTTCTTGGTGTTAAAGCAGTAATTGTTAAATCATTTGAAAGAATACACAGGTCTAACCTTGTTGGAATGGGAGTTTTACCACTGGTGTTCAAAGAAGGAGAAGGCTGGGAAGAGCTGGGACTTGATGGCTCAGAAACTTATGAGATTATCGGTATAGAAGATATGAAACCTGGAAAAGAATTAATTGTAAGAGCAACAAAAGAAAATGGTGAAATTGTAGAATTTAAAGTAATCTCCAGACTGGATACTGTAGTTGATGTTGAGTATTTCCAAAATGGTGGAATACTGCCAATGGTTCTGAGAAAAATAATCAGAGAAAGTTAA
- a CDS encoding molybdopterin-dependent oxidoreductase yields the protein MIIDTVCTYCGVGCDISFSLDDGQIIKAFAKKEGEVSLGKLCIKGRKGWEYLYSPYRIKKPRIKKEFIEKNKEFFPSYIKGRLNTLIDFDQKFYEADFDLAYDIAAWKLTQIKEKYSPYAIAGIGGARTNCESAYYFQKFIRRYIGSPHIDNCARVCHSPSLKGMRTTIGEGAATNPFNDIYNTEFLIVIGSNTTEAHPIVANRILDVVREGIPLAVIDVREIPLSKFATYQLTIPFETNLLVLNMMARVIIEENLYNKQFIKERVKGFEEYKEKILNDPYADPDLFLKIKGYEDLPEKIRQVARLYATKKSMILWGLGVTEHIDGSYTVMAITHLALLTGNIGKKGAGLMPLRGQNNVQGACDMGCLPYYDPDYRTPEEIGLMTPDIIDAILEGNIKAIYNIGEDIAHIHPNQNKIHRALNQLELLVVNELFPNEITEYADIIFGVKSAYEKEGVYVNAERRLHLSQPVINSDLPDDWQVLDEIAKRMGINTFYKNSEDVWNEVRKEAPERFSGASYEKLKQNRLKGLQWPVKEEDTPILHIDKFRTPDGYGKFHYKQWEKRGMVAELLEEDGFSDFYLTTGRALIHYNNAAQTKECISLISKMNEDKLFVSEEDRERLNDAQKAILKSQYGKSEVLNIEYVPWLKKGTLYTTFHFAKSKINFLFGDEADFFVKTARFKAVKVNVLPVYRSSK from the coding sequence TTGATTATAGATACAGTATGCACCTATTGTGGTGTAGGCTGTGATATATCCTTCAGCCTTGATGATGGTCAAATCATAAAAGCCTTTGCAAAAAAGGAAGGGGAAGTATCCCTTGGAAAGCTATGTATAAAAGGTCGTAAAGGCTGGGAGTATCTATATTCTCCTTATAGGATAAAAAAACCCAGAATAAAAAAGGAGTTTATAGAAAAGAATAAGGAGTTTTTCCCATCTTATATAAAGGGTAGATTAAACACACTAATTGATTTTGACCAGAAATTTTATGAAGCAGATTTTGACCTTGCTTATGATATAGCTGCATGGAAATTAACTCAGATTAAAGAAAAATATTCTCCTTACGCAATAGCAGGTATAGGTGGAGCACGAACAAACTGTGAAAGTGCCTATTACTTTCAGAAATTTATTAGAAGGTATATAGGTTCTCCACATATTGATAACTGTGCACGTGTCTGTCATTCTCCGTCCCTGAAGGGAATGAGAACAACTATCGGAGAAGGTGCTGCAACAAATCCATTTAACGATATTTACAACACAGAATTTTTAATTGTGATAGGCTCAAACACAACAGAAGCACATCCTATTGTGGCAAACAGAATTCTGGATGTGGTCAGGGAAGGAATTCCCCTTGCAGTAATAGATGTCAGGGAGATACCCTTATCAAAATTTGCTACCTATCAGCTCACTATTCCCTTTGAAACCAATCTCCTTGTCCTGAATATGATGGCAAGGGTTATTATAGAAGAAAATCTTTACAATAAGCAGTTTATAAAAGAAAGGGTAAAAGGATTTGAAGAGTATAAAGAAAAAATACTTAATGACCCTTATGCAGACCCTGACCTGTTTCTAAAAATCAAAGGATATGAGGACTTACCAGAAAAAATACGTCAGGTTGCAAGACTGTATGCCACAAAAAAATCCATGATACTCTGGGGGCTCGGAGTTACCGAGCATATAGATGGTAGTTATACAGTAATGGCAATTACTCATCTTGCCCTTTTAACAGGAAATATCGGGAAAAAAGGTGCAGGACTTATGCCACTTCGGGGACAGAATAATGTTCAGGGTGCCTGTGATATGGGCTGTCTGCCATACTACGACCCTGATTACAGGACACCAGAGGAAATAGGTTTGATGACCCCTGATATCATAGATGCAATCTTAGAAGGAAATATAAAAGCCATTTATAACATAGGCGAGGACATTGCCCATATACACCCTAACCAGAATAAAATCCATAGAGCTTTAAACCAGCTTGAGCTTTTGGTTGTAAATGAACTATTTCCAAATGAGATTACAGAGTATGCAGATATTATTTTCGGAGTAAAAAGTGCTTACGAAAAAGAAGGTGTTTATGTGAATGCAGAAAGAAGGCTTCATCTATCTCAGCCTGTTATAAACTCAGACCTGCCTGATGACTGGCAGGTTTTAGATGAAATAGCCAAAAGAATGGGAATAAATACATTTTATAAAAATTCTGAGGATGTATGGAACGAAGTAAGAAAAGAAGCACCAGAAAGATTTTCAGGAGCTTCTTATGAAAAACTCAAACAAAATAGGCTAAAGGGATTACAATGGCCTGTTAAAGAAGAAGATACTCCTATACTGCATATAGACAAATTCAGGACACCAGATGGATATGGAAAGTTTCATTATAAACAATGGGAAAAACGGGGAATGGTTGCCGAACTACTGGAAGAGGATGGATTTTCTGATTTCTATCTCACTACAGGAAGAGCCTTAATCCATTACAACAACGCCGCCCAGACTAAAGAGTGTATATCTCTTATATCAAAAATGAATGAAGATAAGCTGTTTGTAAGCGAAGAAGATAGGGAAAGGCTCAATGATGCACAGAAAGCAATTCTAAAATCCCAATATGGAAAGTCAGAAGTTCTAAACATTGAGTATGTTCCGTGGCTAAAAAAAGGAACTTTATATACAACTTTTCATTTTGCAAAAAGTAAAATTAACTTTCTGTTTGGAGATGAAGCAGACTTCTTCGTAAAAACAGCAAGATTTAAAGCTGTAAAAGTAAATGTATTACCTGTTTATAGAAGTAGTAAATAG
- a CDS encoding bis-aminopropyl spermidine synthase family protein, which translates to MAEILKKIADRATEKTNIKLIPRNVERVLAALQVTSDFWKVVDYSDLPVPAASEIVKGLIEEGFVKVENDELYITEKGFNLIKELNIPPYVDYTCQACEGRGIPFYANKDWYRTFVELAKDRPKAIQEYDQGSVTPETTISRILFLDSREDLRNRDILVMGAEDDLTGLAVALTGLARRVLILDIDERAIDFDNRIFKELGIDNAEAIRFDLRNPFPEEWIGAFDVFITDPPETVKAFKAFIARGIAALKGEGSAGYFGLTLRDSSLNRWQQFQKALLNDYGMVITDIVQDFNAYMNWEYHKETRAQKVAPVNKGPSDIWYRSAWYRIEAMPGFRGENEQIKDEVFRELYLDEEGSTT; encoded by the coding sequence TTGGCAGAAATTTTGAAAAAAATTGCTGACAGAGCTACTGAGAAAACAAATATTAAGCTTATTCCAAGAAACGTTGAGAGGGTTCTTGCTGCACTGCAGGTAACATCAGACTTCTGGAAAGTTGTTGACTATTCAGACCTTCCAGTTCCAGCAGCCTCAGAAATAGTAAAAGGTCTTATTGAAGAAGGTTTTGTAAAAGTTGAAAATGATGAGCTTTATATTACAGAAAAGGGATTTAATCTTATAAAAGAGTTAAACATTCCACCTTATGTTGATTACACATGTCAGGCATGTGAAGGAAGAGGAATTCCTTTTTATGCTAACAAAGACTGGTATAGAACATTTGTTGAGCTGGCAAAAGACAGACCAAAAGCTATTCAGGAGTATGACCAGGGTTCTGTTACCCCTGAAACAACAATCTCAAGAATTCTTTTCCTTGATTCAAGGGAAGACCTTAGAAACAGAGATATTCTTGTAATGGGAGCAGAGGACGACCTTACAGGTCTTGCAGTTGCTTTAACAGGTCTTGCAAGAAGAGTTCTTATACTTGATATTGATGAAAGGGCGATTGATTTTGATAACAGAATATTCAAAGAGCTTGGAATAGATAATGCTGAAGCAATCCGATTTGACCTGAGAAATCCATTCCCAGAAGAATGGATAGGTGCCTTTGATGTGTTTATAACAGACCCACCAGAAACAGTTAAAGCATTTAAAGCATTTATTGCAAGAGGAATTGCTGCACTTAAAGGGGAAGGTTCAGCAGGATACTTTGGATTAACCCTGAGAGATTCTTCTCTAAACAGATGGCAGCAGTTCCAGAAGGCTTTATTAAATGACTACGGAATGGTTATCACAGATATTGTTCAGGACTTTAATGCATATATGAACTGGGAATACCACAAAGAAACAAGGGCACAGAAGGTGGCACCTGTAAACAAAGGACCATCAGATATATGGTATCGTTCTGCATGGTACAGAATAGAAGCTATGCCAGGTTTCAGAGGAGAAAACGAGCAGATTAAAGATGAAGTATTCAGAGAGCTTTACTTAGACGAAGAAGGCTCAACAACATAA
- the speE gene encoding polyamine aminopropyltransferase, which yields MIWFTEYWTDGVGLTIKADEVKKIKSKYQEIVVLDTPQFGKVLILDGLVQTTEKDEFIYHEMLAHPAMVMHPEPKRVLVIGGGDGGTVREVLKHPSVEEVHLCEIDEEVIIVSEKYFPTISEKLKDPKVKIFIEDGNTFLEERKNYYDVIIMDSSDPVGASEVLFSEEFYKKVKSSLRDKGIMVAQTESPILQENYFKNAVSQIRKVFRNTGVYLAYVPTYPSGMWSFTIASDFIDITDTTRNTERVKQLKTKYFCDSIYACLFALPQFIQDMIKKS from the coding sequence TTGATATGGTTCACTGAATACTGGACAGACGGCGTAGGCCTCACAATTAAGGCAGATGAGGTTAAAAAAATTAAATCAAAATATCAGGAAATAGTTGTTTTAGACACACCACAGTTTGGGAAAGTGCTTATACTTGACGGGCTTGTTCAGACCACAGAGAAAGATGAGTTTATTTACCACGAGATGCTGGCACATCCTGCTATGGTTATGCATCCAGAGCCGAAAAGAGTGCTTGTTATAGGCGGTGGTGATGGAGGAACAGTTAGAGAAGTTTTAAAACACCCATCTGTTGAAGAGGTTCATTTATGTGAGATAGATGAAGAAGTAATCATTGTTTCTGAAAAATACTTCCCTACCATATCAGAAAAATTAAAAGACCCTAAAGTAAAAATATTTATAGAAGATGGAAATACTTTCTTAGAAGAAAGAAAAAACTATTACGATGTAATCATAATGGACTCCTCTGACCCTGTTGGAGCTTCTGAGGTGCTTTTCAGTGAGGAGTTTTATAAGAAAGTAAAATCGTCTCTCAGAGACAAAGGAATTATGGTTGCCCAGACGGAGTCCCCTATATTACAGGAAAATTATTTTAAAAATGCAGTATCCCAGATAAGAAAAGTATTTAGAAATACAGGTGTTTATCTGGCTTATGTCCCAACATATCCATCAGGGATGTGGAGTTTTACTATAGCTTCAGATTTCATAGATATAACCGATACCACCAGAAATACAGAAAGGGTTAAGCAATTGAAAACTAAATACTTTTGTGATAGCATATATGCTTGTCTTTTTGCACTGCCGCAATTTATTCAGGATATGATAAAAAAATCTTAA